Proteins from one Chroococcidiopsis sp. CCMEE 29 genomic window:
- a CDS encoding rhomboid family intramembrane serine protease, producing the protein MVPLRDNNPITITPYVTYALIGANIFVFLYQLTLTPAELEQFFRSAAVVPCQLSATCPIPANQGLPEWMTLFTSQFLHGGFLHIAGNMLFLWIFGNNIEDRLGHVKYLIFYLACGALAALTQWFFSQSSTIPSLGASGAIAGVMGAYILCFPRAQILTLIPLGFFITTVRLPAIFFLGFWFVQQAFYGVADLQARSNIGMESGGVAYWAHAGGFVFGAILGPLLGLFKGSR; encoded by the coding sequence GTGGTACCTCTGCGAGATAATAACCCAATAACAATCACACCGTATGTCACCTATGCATTGATTGGTGCCAATATCTTTGTTTTTCTTTATCAACTAACTCTGACCCCAGCAGAATTGGAACAGTTTTTCCGCTCTGCGGCAGTGGTACCTTGCCAACTATCGGCTACTTGTCCTATCCCTGCTAATCAAGGATTACCAGAGTGGATGACTCTATTTACATCTCAATTTCTGCATGGGGGTTTTTTGCACATAGCGGGAAACATGTTGTTTCTGTGGATTTTTGGTAACAACATTGAAGACCGCTTGGGGCATGTAAAGTATTTAATTTTTTATCTAGCCTGCGGTGCTTTAGCAGCACTGACCCAGTGGTTCTTTTCCCAGAGTTCCACCATTCCTTCTCTCGGTGCTAGTGGGGCGATCGCTGGAGTCATGGGGGCATACATTCTCTGCTTCCCACGCGCCCAAATTCTGACCTTAATTCCCTTAGGATTTTTCATCACCACAGTGCGACTCCCTGCCATCTTCTTTTTGGGATTTTGGTTTGTTCAGCAAGCCTTCTACGGAGTTGCCGACTTACAGGCGCGCAGCAATATTGGCATGGAGAGTGGCGGCGTTGCCTATTGGGCGCACGCAGGCGGTTTCGTTTTCGGA